A window of the Cuculus canorus isolate bCucCan1 chromosome 3, bCucCan1.pri, whole genome shotgun sequence genome harbors these coding sequences:
- the LBR gene encoding delta(14)-sterol reductase LBR, which translates to MPNRKFADGEVVMGRWPGSVLYYEVQVTHYDDVSHLYTVKYKDGTELALKESDIRSQSSFKHRKSQSSSSSPSRKSRSRSRSPGRPAKGRRRSSSQSREHKDDKKKTIQETNLALLKPSENNTRRYNGEPDSTEKNDTSCVILEQKLKPDLETERVFEQYSLRSRKEEKKKEEIYSEEKGFETKTFDKASSKTKDLEFGGRIGALVLIFFLPATVFYLLLMCKQDDPSLLNFPPPLPALESLWEARVFGVFLLWFFLQALFYLLPIGKVVEGLPLSNGRKLQYRINGFYAFILTASAIGILLYFQFELHYLYDHFMQFAVSAAAFSMVLSIYLYIRSLKAPEEELAPGGNSGYFIYDFFTGHELNPRIGSFDLKYFCELRPGLIGWVVINLAMLLAEMKIHNQNMPSLSMILVNSFQLLYVVDALWNEATILTTMDITHDGFGFMLAFGDLVWVPFVYSLQAYYLVGHPNAISWPVAAAITVLNCIGYYIFRRANSQKNNFRRNPSDPKLAYLKFIPTATGKGLLVTGWWGFVRHPNYLGDIIMALAWSLPCGFNNILPYFYVIYFICLLVHREARDEHHCKQKYGLAWERYCQRVPYRIFPYIY; encoded by the exons atgccAAACCGGAAGTTTGCTGATGGTGAGGTGGTGATGGGCCGTTGGCCCGGAAGTGTCCTGTACTATGAAGTACAAGTGACTCATTACGATGATGTTTCTCATCTTTATACTGTTAAATACAAAGATGGGACTGAACTTGCATTGAAAGAAAGTGATATAAGG TCACAGTCATCATTCAAGCACAGGAAGAGCCAGTCCTCTTCAAGTTCTCCTTCCAGAAAAAGTAGATCTCGATCTAGATCTCCTGGTCGGCCAGCAAAAGGCAGACGTCGTTCTTCTTCCCAGAGCAGAGAACATAAagatgacaaaaagaaaaccattcaGGAAACCAACTTGGCTCTACTg aAGCCGAGTGAGAATAACACCAGAAGGTACAATGGTGAACCtgacagtacagaaaaaaatgacacatcCTGCGTTATCTTGGAG CAAAAGTTGAAACCAGACCTGGAAACAGAACGCGTGTTTGAACAGTACAGCTTGCgttcaagaaaagaagaaaagaaaaaagaagagatataTTCTGAGGAAAAGGGTTTTGAGACAAAAACATTCGATAAAGCATCATCAAAAACAAAGGACCTAGAGTTTGGTGGAAGAATTG GGGCGTTAGTGCTGATATTTTTCCTGCCTGCTACTGTATTCTACTTGCTGTTGATGTGCAAACAAGATGATCCCAGTCTTTTGaacttccctcctcctctcccagcactTGAAAGTCTTTGGGAGGCTAGggtgtttggtgtttttcttctgtggtttttcCTTCAAGCTCTGTTCTACTTACTGCCAATTGGAAAG GTTGTAGAAGGCCTGCCTCTTTCAAATGGAAGGAAACTGCAGTACAGGATAAATG ggttttatgcttttattttgactGCCTCAGCTATTGGAATTTTATTATACTTTCAATTTGAACTTCATTATTTGTATGATCACTTCATGCAGTTTGCGGTGTCAGCTGCAGCTTTTTCTATGGTATTGAGCATTTATCTGTATATTCGATCACTGAAAGCACCTGAGGAAGAACTAGCACCAGGTGGAAATTCTG GgtattttatttatgatttttttactgGACATGAATTAAACCCCCGTATTGGCAGTTTTGACCTCAAATACTTTTGTGAGTTGCGTCCAGGATTAATTGGCTGG GTTGTTATAAACTTGGCAATGCTCTTGGCTGAGATGAAGATACACAATCAAAATATGCCATCTCTGTCAATGATACTTGTGAACAGCTTTCAGCTTCTTTACGTGGTGGATGCTCTGTGGAATGAGGCAA CTATTTTGACTACAATGGATATTACCCATGATGGATTTGGATTTATGCTAGCATTTGGAGATTTGGTGTGGGTTCCGTTTGTCTACAGTCTGCAGGCCTACTATTTAGTTGGTCATCCTAATGCAATTTCTTGGCCTGTTGCTGCTGCAATTACTGTTCTGAACT gTATTGGATATTACATATTCCGTAGAGCaaattctcagaaaaataatttccgAAGGAATCCATCAGATCCCAAATTGGCCT ATCTGAAATTTATACCCACTGCAACTGGAAAAGGACTTCTTGTGACAGGATGGTGGGGTTTTGTTCGTCACCCTAATTATCTTGGCGACATCATCATGGCTCTGGCATGGTCACTGCCCTGTG gttttaataacattttaccGTATTTCTATGTGATATATTTCATCTGCTTGCTTGTCCATCGAGAGGCTCGTGATGAACATCATTGTAAGCAAAAATATGGCTTGGCATGGGAAAGGTATTGTCAGCGTGTACCATACCGCATATTTCCTTACATCTACTAG